In one window of Chitinophagales bacterium DNA:
- a CDS encoding LacI family DNA-binding transcriptional regulator codes for MSNITLKKISQSLGLSISTVSRALKNHPDISEQTKKRVRELAESLEYEPNAFAIQLRTKDSRIFGLLVPTVSNHFYESCIQAIEEESRKNGYTVIILQSGDNPETELSNLRLCKQNRVSGVFACITPNTKDVQPFLKLEDAGIPVIFFDKVPDFEACNKVCTGDIEAAGIAAERIISKQKKQVLAILGNPNLSITKKRMAAFKAAFEKNIATAKLQVVHANSTKEAFDLTHDQYQQETKPDVVFCMSDEILAGTMKALQLLRVKIPKETGIISISNGVLPKLYYPEITYVETSGSKLGKTAFNRMMSRLNGSTFVQEITVESILVEGGSL; via the coding sequence ATGTCTAACATTACCCTGAAGAAAATTTCACAAAGCCTTGGGCTAAGTATTTCTACCGTTTCAAGAGCACTCAAAAACCACCCCGACATCTCTGAGCAGACCAAGAAACGTGTAAGAGAACTGGCAGAATCCCTTGAGTATGAACCAAATGCGTTTGCTATTCAACTTCGGACCAAGGATAGCCGCATATTCGGTTTGCTGGTACCTACCGTATCGAACCACTTTTATGAATCCTGCATACAAGCTATCGAAGAAGAGAGTCGTAAAAATGGTTATACCGTTATCATCCTTCAATCAGGTGATAATCCGGAAACAGAATTAAGCAATCTTCGATTATGTAAGCAAAACCGGGTAAGCGGCGTTTTTGCCTGCATCACCCCCAATACTAAAGATGTACAACCATTTTTAAAACTGGAAGATGCAGGCATACCTGTTATCTTTTTTGATAAGGTTCCGGATTTTGAAGCTTGTAATAAGGTTTGCACAGGCGATATTGAAGCAGCCGGTATTGCAGCAGAGCGCATCATTAGTAAGCAAAAGAAACAAGTGCTGGCAATCTTAGGCAACCCCAACCTCTCTATCACCAAGAAAAGAATGGCTGCTTTCAAAGCCGCTTTTGAAAAAAATATCGCTACAGCCAAGCTTCAAGTTGTTCATGCGAACAGCACCAAAGAGGCATTTGACCTTACGCACGATCAATACCAGCAAGAGACAAAGCCGGATGTCGTGTTTTGCATGAGTGATGAAATTCTAGCCGGCACCATGAAAGCCTTACAATTATTGCGAGTGAAAATACCCAAGGAAACAGGGATCATTTCCATCAGCAATGGGGTATTACCCAAGCTCTACTATCCCGAGATTACTTATGTAGAGACAAGCGGCAGCAAACTTGGGAAAACAGCTTTCAACAGAATGATGAGCCGCTTAAATGGCAGCACTTTTGTACAAGAGATTACAGTTGAATCTATTTTGGTGGAAGGCGGCTCTTTATAA
- a CDS encoding NUDIX hydrolase: protein MIQQLIKDPVQLVRKYPSVPLTVDCAIFGFDENELKVLVIKSDLEQFKDKYSLLGDIVKSDEELDDAAYRVLKERTGMTDVFLEQVRTFSHPRRHPGGRVVTAAYCSLLNIQHHQLKITDNDLHWHSVNSLTEMAFDHKEILDTCYAWLQKNIQEHPVGFNLLPDKFSLRELQNLYEAILGMRLDRRNFRKKFASMDLLIDLNEMEQDVPHRPGKLYKFNFEKYELRKRKWIGIDF from the coding sequence GTGATACAACAATTGATTAAAGACCCTGTTCAGTTGGTGCGCAAATACCCCAGCGTGCCTTTAACGGTGGATTGTGCGATTTTTGGTTTCGATGAGAATGAGCTGAAAGTGCTTGTGATCAAGAGTGATCTGGAGCAATTCAAGGATAAATACTCGCTATTAGGTGATATTGTAAAAAGTGATGAAGAACTGGATGATGCGGCGTATCGTGTGCTGAAAGAGCGTACAGGTATGACGGATGTATTTCTAGAACAGGTAAGAACATTCAGTCATCCGAGAAGACATCCGGGTGGTCGTGTAGTTACAGCGGCGTATTGTTCCTTGTTGAACATACAGCACCATCAGTTAAAGATTACAGACAATGATTTACACTGGCATAGTGTGAATTCGCTCACAGAAATGGCTTTTGATCATAAAGAGATTCTGGATACTTGCTATGCATGGCTGCAAAAAAATATTCAGGAACATCCGGTAGGCTTTAATCTTTTGCCAGATAAATTTTCGCTGCGCGAATTGCAGAATCTGTATGAAGCGATTCTGGGTATGCGTCTCGACAGAAGGAATTTCCGAAAGAAATTTGCGTCAATGGATTTATTGATTGACCTGAATGAGATGGAGCAGGATGTGCCACATCGTCCAGGCAAGCTGTATAAGTTCAACTTCGAGAAATACGAGTTGCGCAAGCGCAAATGGATTGGAATTGATTTCTAA
- the ligA gene encoding NAD-dependent DNA ligase LigA: MYTKEVSSQLQAQTEAFLLIDHISSLEQTNTLRQILRFHEYRYYVLFDTLITDHAYDQLFKLLQHTEAAHPEWMTPDSPTQRVGSSLNDGFTTVQHLVPMLSLDNSYNADDLNDFDRKAREASGLEQITYCVEPKFDGASISLIYENDQLVRAATRGDGVAGEDITNNVKQIRSIPLSAPFSQYGIQQIEIRGEIIMTKQAFDAYNERLKAEGLPTVANPRNTASGSLRIKDPKEVARRNLDAFLYHISYYQLLPDAPTDTLQSHAAQLALLWNCGFRSPEREKKVMRNIQGVIDYCLEFESKRDDLPYEIDGMVVKVNDIALQEQLGMTSHHPRWAIAYKFKARQATTILRGVEFQVGRTGAVTPVAKLEPVYLGGVTVSSISIHNEDYIREKDLMIGDTVLIERAGDVIPQIVKSIAEQRKGDETTIQFPTNCPVCSSELYKEEGEAVWRCINIECPAQVVEKMIHFVSKDAMDIKSFGEANVRKFYELGLLQDIPGIYTLDFDAISKLEGFGKKSIDNLRAAIDASKQQPLNRLIYGLGIRYVGETTAKTLANAVNHLLDFQQYSEEVLQQLEDVGVKVAKSIHQFFSNAQNIHMLQQLEALGLQLKNEKKQQAGTGGLSGQTFLFTGTLPTLKRSEAEAMAEAKGGIILSGVSSKLNYLVVGEDAGSKLEKAKKINTIHIISEAEFLQLIETN, translated from the coding sequence ATGTACACAAAAGAAGTAAGCAGTCAACTCCAAGCTCAAACCGAAGCTTTTCTGTTGATTGATCACATTTCCAGCCTTGAACAAACCAATACACTTCGCCAAATACTTCGATTTCATGAGTATCGATACTACGTGTTGTTTGATACATTGATCACTGATCATGCGTACGACCAGCTTTTCAAACTGTTACAACACACAGAAGCAGCCCATCCTGAATGGATGACGCCAGATTCACCCACACAGCGTGTAGGCAGTAGTTTGAATGATGGCTTTACCACTGTACAGCACTTGGTGCCCATGCTGAGTCTGGATAATAGCTACAATGCAGACGACCTGAATGATTTTGATCGCAAGGCCAGAGAAGCCAGCGGACTGGAACAAATCACCTATTGCGTAGAACCCAAGTTTGACGGAGCCAGCATTAGCCTGATTTATGAAAATGATCAATTGGTGCGTGCCGCTACCCGCGGCGATGGTGTGGCCGGAGAAGACATAACCAACAACGTAAAACAAATCCGATCGATTCCTTTATCTGCACCTTTTAGCCAGTATGGTATTCAGCAAATTGAAATCCGTGGTGAAATCATCATGACCAAACAGGCATTTGATGCTTATAACGAAAGACTGAAAGCAGAAGGATTACCCACTGTTGCCAATCCGCGCAATACCGCCAGCGGCAGCTTACGCATCAAAGACCCTAAAGAAGTAGCCCGTAGAAACCTCGATGCATTTCTCTACCATATCAGCTATTATCAATTACTACCAGATGCACCAACAGATACACTGCAATCGCATGCAGCACAACTAGCACTACTGTGGAACTGTGGTTTCCGCTCTCCAGAAAGAGAAAAGAAAGTGATGCGTAATATCCAAGGCGTAATTGATTACTGTCTCGAGTTTGAAAGCAAACGCGATGACCTGCCTTATGAGATTGATGGCATGGTGGTGAAAGTGAATGATATCGCTTTGCAAGAGCAATTGGGCATGACCAGCCACCACCCTCGCTGGGCCATTGCGTATAAGTTCAAAGCCCGACAAGCCACCACCATTTTAAGAGGCGTAGAATTTCAAGTAGGTAGAACAGGAGCTGTAACACCAGTTGCCAAACTAGAGCCAGTATATCTTGGTGGTGTAACTGTTAGCAGCATTTCGATTCACAACGAAGATTATATCCGTGAGAAGGATTTGATGATTGGAGACACTGTATTGATTGAACGTGCAGGAGATGTGATTCCGCAAATTGTAAAGAGCATTGCGGAACAAAGAAAAGGGGATGAAACAACGATTCAATTTCCAACAAACTGTCCGGTTTGCAGCAGCGAACTCTACAAGGAAGAAGGCGAAGCAGTTTGGCGTTGCATCAATATTGAATGTCCGGCACAAGTAGTAGAAAAAATGATCCACTTCGTGAGCAAGGATGCGATGGACATCAAAAGCTTCGGCGAAGCCAATGTGCGCAAATTCTATGAGCTGGGCTTATTACAAGATATACCCGGCATCTACACTTTAGATTTTGATGCCATCAGCAAGCTGGAAGGTTTTGGTAAAAAATCTATTGATAACCTACGCGCAGCTATTGATGCATCCAAGCAACAACCACTGAACCGACTCATCTATGGTTTAGGTATTCGTTATGTAGGGGAAACAACTGCTAAAACATTGGCCAATGCTGTCAATCATCTTTTGGACTTCCAGCAATACAGTGAAGAAGTATTACAACAACTGGAAGATGTGGGTGTGAAAGTGGCAAAGAGTATTCATCAGTTCTTCAGCAATGCACAGAATATTCATATGCTGCAACAATTAGAAGCGTTGGGGCTACAATTGAAGAACGAAAAGAAACAACAGGCTGGCACAGGTGGGTTAAGCGGACAAACATTTCTCTTCACCGGTACCTTACCTACACTCAAACGTAGCGAAGCAGAAGCCATGGCAGAAGCCAAAGGCGGTATCATTCTCAGTGGTGTGAGTAGTAAACTGAATTATTTGGTGGTTGGAGAAGATGCTGGGAGTAAACTAGAGAAAGCAAAAAAAATCAACACCATTCACATCATCAGCGAAGCGGAATTTCTGCAACTGATTGAAACCAATTAA
- a CDS encoding DUF2461 domain-containing protein, with protein sequence MLQSSTIQFLKKLEKNNSKPWFDANRHLYESAKADFLVLTAAVLKETAKFDASIAHLQHKECVFRINRDVRFSKDKSPYKTNMGMSIARGGKKGIFAGYYFHLEPGKSFVGGGLYMPMPDDLKKLRQEIDYNFADFQKIVQHKNFRAAYGDLDFDAALSLSRAPKGYEEDNPAIKYIKLKSFIATHTIADSTLTDKSLVKQITQSFKALHPLLNFINAALEI encoded by the coding sequence ATGTTACAAAGCAGCACCATTCAGTTTCTGAAGAAGTTAGAGAAGAACAATTCCAAGCCTTGGTTTGATGCTAACCGACATTTGTATGAATCTGCTAAAGCAGATTTTTTGGTACTTACTGCAGCAGTGCTGAAAGAAACAGCCAAGTTTGATGCCAGCATTGCACACCTGCAACACAAGGAATGTGTGTTTCGTATCAACAGAGATGTGCGTTTCAGTAAAGACAAATCGCCCTATAAAACCAATATGGGTATGAGTATTGCACGCGGTGGCAAGAAAGGCATTTTTGCCGGCTACTATTTTCACTTAGAGCCGGGTAAAAGTTTTGTTGGAGGTGGCTTATACATGCCTATGCCGGATGATTTGAAAAAACTGCGTCAGGAGATTGATTATAATTTTGCCGATTTCCAAAAAATCGTTCAGCACAAAAATTTTCGAGCTGCTTATGGTGATCTAGATTTTGATGCAGCACTCAGCCTCAGCCGTGCACCCAAGGGTTATGAAGAAGACAATCCGGCCATCAAATACATCAAGCTGAAATCATTTATTGCTACACATACCATTGCTGATAGTACACTAACTGACAAATCACTGGTAAAACAAATCACGCAATCATTCAAAGCGTTGCATCCATTATTGAACTTCATCAATGCAGCATTGGAAATATAA
- a CDS encoding aspartate-semialdehyde dehydrogenase, translated as MKVAVVGATGLVGSKMLQVLEERNFPVTELIPVASERSVGKEVVFKGKSYTVVSMMDGIKAKPAVAIFSAGGGTSLEWAPKFAEAGIRVIDNSSAWRMDPTKKLVVPEVNAHVLTAEDYIIANPNCSTIQMVVALQPLHQRYGIKRVVVSTYQSVTGTGKKAVDQLFNERKGVEGEMAYKYPIDLNVIPQIDVFLENGYTKEEMKMVKETNKIMGDESIRVTATTVRIPVIGGHSESVNVEFANDFTLDEVKSILAAAPGVVVQDDPAQQLYPMPLWAHDKDEVFVGRLRRDETQANTLNMWIVSDNLRKGAATNAIQIAEYMMQNGLL; from the coding sequence ATGAAAGTAGCCGTTGTTGGAGCCACTGGGCTGGTAGGCTCAAAAATGTTACAGGTACTGGAAGAAAGAAACTTCCCCGTTACAGAATTGATTCCTGTTGCCTCTGAAAGATCAGTAGGTAAGGAAGTGGTGTTCAAAGGCAAATCGTATACAGTCGTGAGCATGATGGATGGTATCAAGGCCAAACCTGCTGTAGCTATTTTTTCTGCAGGTGGTGGTACATCTTTGGAGTGGGCACCAAAATTTGCTGAAGCGGGTATTCGCGTGATCGACAATTCCTCTGCATGGAGAATGGATCCTACCAAGAAACTGGTGGTACCGGAAGTGAATGCGCATGTATTGACTGCTGAAGATTATATCATTGCTAATCCCAACTGTTCTACGATTCAGATGGTGGTGGCATTGCAACCATTGCACCAGCGTTATGGCATCAAGCGTGTGGTGGTATCTACTTACCAAAGTGTAACCGGTACTGGTAAAAAAGCGGTGGATCAGTTGTTCAATGAAAGAAAAGGTGTAGAAGGTGAGATGGCGTATAAATATCCCATCGACCTGAATGTGATCCCACAGATTGATGTTTTTCTGGAGAATGGGTATACCAAGGAAGAGATGAAGATGGTGAAAGAGACCAACAAGATTATGGGTGATGAGAGCATTCGAGTAACTGCTACAACTGTACGTATTCCAGTAATTGGTGGCCACAGCGAAAGTGTGAATGTGGAGTTCGCCAATGATTTTACACTAGATGAAGTGAAATCTATTTTGGCTGCTGCACCGGGTGTAGTGGTACAGGATGATCCTGCACAGCAATTGTATCCAATGCCTTTGTGGGCGCATGATAAGGATGAAGTGTTTGTAGGTCGCTTGCGTCGCGATGAAACCCAAGCCAATACACTGAACATGTGGATTGTGAGCGATAACCTGCGTAAGGGTGCTGCTACCAATGCAATTCAGATTGCTGAATACATGATGCAGAACGGATTGTTGTAA
- a CDS encoding bifunctional hydroxymethylpyrimidine kinase/phosphomethylpyrimidine kinase, with product MSLIVVGTMAFDAIETPFGKSDKIVGGSGTYVAYAASNFVQPVQQVSIVGYDFPEEEMNYLKSRGVVLDGVEIVPDKKSFFWAGKYHMDMNSRDTLVTDLNVLADFNPVLPESYKETEFLMLGNLMPKLQKSVIEQMTKRPKLIVMDTMNFWMESAMDDLKEVLTMVDVLLVNDSEARQLTNEYSIVKAAKKILTMGPKYLIIKKGEHGALLFHENQVFFAPALPLEEVFDPTGAGDTFAGGFMGHLAKTKDISFENMKTAIIVGSAMASFCVEKFGPERLRSLTKAEIDERLQEFVQLVNFDITIA from the coding sequence ATGTCATTAATCGTTGTGGGTACAATGGCTTTCGATGCTATTGAAACACCCTTTGGTAAGTCGGACAAAATCGTTGGAGGTTCTGGAACTTACGTCGCCTACGCAGCAAGTAATTTCGTGCAGCCCGTTCAGCAAGTATCAATTGTGGGTTATGATTTTCCTGAAGAGGAAATGAATTACCTGAAAAGCCGCGGCGTTGTGCTGGATGGCGTGGAGATTGTGCCTGATAAGAAGTCTTTCTTCTGGGCAGGTAAGTATCATATGGATATGAACTCTCGCGATACGCTGGTAACTGACCTGAACGTATTGGCAGATTTCAATCCTGTATTGCCTGAGAGCTATAAGGAGACTGAATTTCTGATGCTGGGTAACCTGATGCCTAAGCTGCAGAAATCAGTGATTGAGCAAATGACTAAGCGTCCAAAGCTCATCGTAATGGATACCATGAATTTCTGGATGGAGTCTGCAATGGACGACCTGAAAGAAGTGTTGACGATGGTAGATGTATTGCTGGTGAATGATAGTGAAGCCAGACAGCTGACCAACGAATATTCTATTGTAAAAGCAGCGAAGAAGATTCTGACCATGGGTCCGAAATACCTCATCATCAAGAAGGGCGAGCATGGTGCTTTACTCTTCCACGAGAATCAGGTATTCTTTGCACCAGCATTGCCTCTGGAAGAAGTATTCGATCCAACAGGTGCGGGCGATACATTCGCTGGTGGCTTTATGGGTCACTTGGCTAAGACCAAGGATATTTCTTTCGAGAACATGAAGACTGCTATCATTGTAGGTAGTGCAATGGCCAGCTTCTGCGTAGAGAAATTTGGTCCTGAGCGTCTGCGCAGCTTAACCAAAGCAGAGATTGATGAACGTCTGCAGGAGTTTGTGCAGCTGGTGAATTTTGATATCACCATTGCATAA
- a CDS encoding threonylcarbamoyl-AMP synthase: protein MLLEVHPLNPNPRHIRMITECLMDGGLIIYPTDTIYGLGCDIFQHKAIEKVCRIKQVDPHKAQLSFICHDLSDLSQYTKGISTPLYRILKSYLPGPFTFILPASKEVPKILQSKKNTIGLRIPDNNIALTIVEQLGHPILSASLPGDMVEEYTDPATMYEKFGNQVDIVIDGGAGGMTPSTIIDCTKDSYEVIREGAGEWLE from the coding sequence ATGTTGCTGGAAGTACACCCATTGAACCCCAATCCCAGACATATTCGTATGATTACGGAGTGCCTGATGGATGGCGGGCTCATCATCTACCCCACTGATACCATTTATGGTTTGGGTTGTGATATTTTCCAGCACAAAGCCATTGAAAAGGTTTGTCGCATCAAACAGGTTGATCCACACAAAGCACAGCTGAGTTTTATCTGCCACGACCTCAGTGATCTGAGCCAATACACCAAAGGCATTTCAACGCCACTCTATAGAATCCTGAAAAGTTACTTGCCAGGTCCGTTTACCTTCATTCTACCGGCAAGCAAAGAAGTACCCAAAATTTTGCAGAGCAAGAAAAACACGATTGGCTTACGTATCCCTGATAACAATATTGCCCTTACTATCGTAGAGCAGTTGGGACATCCGATCTTATCTGCTTCCCTGCCGGGTGATATGGTAGAAGAATACACAGACCCTGCTACCATGTATGAGAAATTCGGTAATCAGGTAGATATCGTAATTGATGGCGGTGCCGGTGGCATGACTCCCTCTACGATTATTGATTGCACCAAAGACAGCTATGAAGTGATTCGCGAAGGTGCGGGTGAATGGTTAGAATAA
- a CDS encoding ribonuclease HII encodes MLSPFFQEKGLEAGCDEAGRGCYAGPVFAAAVILPRDFQHPLLNDSKQVKPTQRYSLREIIQEKAIAWAVASVSPAEIDQINILQASYKAMHLAIAQLKTQPDVLLIDGNRFKPYPNMPHHCIIKGDGKFASIAAASILAKTYRDDYMLQLHEQYPQYDWASNKGYGTATHRKAIAEFGLCDEHRKSFAINPVQASLF; translated from the coding sequence ATGCTATCCCCATTTTTCCAGGAAAAGGGTCTTGAAGCCGGTTGTGATGAAGCTGGCAGGGGTTGTTATGCAGGACCAGTTTTTGCAGCAGCTGTCATACTACCCAGGGATTTTCAGCATCCTTTGTTGAACGATAGCAAGCAGGTAAAACCTACTCAGCGATATTCTTTGCGCGAAATCATTCAAGAAAAGGCAATTGCCTGGGCAGTGGCCAGTGTGTCTCCAGCAGAAATTGATCAGATCAATATTTTGCAAGCATCTTACAAAGCCATGCATTTGGCAATCGCACAATTGAAAACCCAACCTGATGTTTTATTGATTGATGGCAATCGCTTCAAGCCTTATCCAAACATGCCACATCATTGCATCATTAAAGGCGATGGCAAATTTGCCAGTATTGCTGCGGCTAGTATTCTAGCCAAAACCTATCGCGATGATTACATGCTGCAGCTGCATGAACAATACCCGCAGTACGATTGGGCCAGTAACAAAGGCTATGGTACAGCAACACACAGAAAAGCCATTGCAGAGTTTGGCTTATGCGATGAACACAGAAAAAGTTTTGCAATCAATCCGGTGCAGGCCAGTTTATTCTAA
- a CDS encoding COX15/CtaA family protein yields the protein MEEAKARRIVGNWIFIGVAMLIIQVLLGGITRLTGSGLSITEWKPIMGALPPMTEGQWQKAFDQYQQIAQYKYLNNHFSLGDFKFIFFWEWFHRLWARFIGFVFLIPFIWFLVKKYFQAWMIGPLVSLFLLGALQGALGWIMVKSGLNDADLYVNHIRLAIHFLAAMLLIGYALIFGMSIRTERHDLVANSSLKQQLIWLILLLCLQLMYGAFMAGLKAANIAPTWPDINGSLYPANSITDLSSIFHNKFAIHFIHRTLAYILGIWIIIWWWKAKQVHGSPLFNRIKSWPLYLVLLQIALGIASVLTSPNIVLGSFGAFEWMAQLHQLTGMLLLMALLALSYILRRKPVF from the coding sequence ATGGAAGAGGCAAAAGCGCGCAGGATTGTTGGTAATTGGATTTTCATCGGAGTGGCCATGCTCATTATTCAGGTATTGCTGGGAGGCATTACCCGCTTAACCGGTTCAGGTTTATCGATTACTGAATGGAAGCCCATCATGGGTGCTTTACCGCCTATGACTGAAGGCCAATGGCAGAAAGCATTTGACCAATACCAGCAAATTGCACAATACAAATACTTAAACAATCATTTCTCGCTGGGCGATTTCAAATTCATTTTCTTTTGGGAATGGTTCCATCGTTTATGGGCCAGATTCATTGGTTTTGTTTTCCTGATTCCCTTTATCTGGTTTTTGGTAAAGAAATACTTTCAGGCTTGGATGATTGGTCCGCTTGTAAGTCTGTTTCTCTTAGGTGCTTTACAAGGCGCATTGGGCTGGATCATGGTGAAAAGCGGTTTGAATGATGCCGATCTCTACGTGAATCATATCCGTCTGGCGATACATTTTCTTGCCGCCATGTTACTGATTGGCTATGCGCTGATTTTTGGCATGAGTATTCGTACTGAAAGGCATGATCTGGTTGCCAATAGCAGCCTGAAACAACAACTAATTTGGCTGATTCTTTTACTCTGCTTGCAATTGATGTATGGCGCGTTTATGGCCGGACTAAAAGCTGCTAACATAGCACCCACCTGGCCGGATATCAACGGAAGCTTATATCCTGCGAATAGTATCACTGATTTGAGCAGCATATTCCATAACAAATTTGCTATTCATTTTATCCATCGCACATTGGCCTATATCCTGGGCATTTGGATAATCATCTGGTGGTGGAAGGCAAAACAAGTGCATGGCTCTCCTTTATTCAATCGCATCAAGAGTTGGCCATTGTATTTGGTGTTGTTACAAATCGCATTAGGCATTGCATCTGTACTTACCAGTCCTAATATCGTACTGGGTAGTTTTGGTGCTTTTGAATGGATGGCACAGCTGCATCAGTTAACCGGTATGCTCTTATTAATGGCCTTACTGGCACTTAGTTATATCCTGCGTAGAAAGCCTGTTTTTTAA